From Bradyrhizobium symbiodeficiens, the proteins below share one genomic window:
- the dnaA gene encoding chromosomal replication initiator protein DnaA, translated as MTMEQDRWSRVKSRLRSNVGEDVYTSWFARMDLEGVQDESVRLSVPTRFLKSWIQAHYAERVLSCWQAEMPEVHRIDLTVRSAVRPVMQPKEAPAPVETRRMPTPELRSTATAPVSANHDALGGSPLDPRLTFASFVVGRSNTLAHAAARQVAEGRRGDPVMFNPLYIHAGVGLGKTHLLQAVTWAGNSGNERKVLYLTAEKFMYGFVAALKTQTALAFKEALRGIDVLVIDDLQFLQGKSTQAEFCHTLNALIDAGRQVVIAADRPPSDLESLDDRVRSRLAGGLVVEMGSLGEELRHGILKSRVAAARAHHATFEVPEEVLLYLARTITHNGRDLEGAINRLLAHSKLNNRPVTLEMAEHEVRDLVRPQEPKRIKIEDIQRVVARQYNVSRSDLLSSRRTANVVRPRQVAMYLAKTLTLRSLPEIGRRFGGRDHTTVLHAVRKIEALVSKDTALSEEVESLKRQLQE; from the coding sequence ATGACAATGGAACAGGATCGCTGGTCACGCGTGAAGAGCCGGCTGCGCTCGAACGTTGGCGAAGACGTCTACACGAGCTGGTTTGCGCGCATGGATCTGGAAGGCGTGCAGGATGAGAGCGTGCGGCTCTCGGTACCGACCCGGTTCCTGAAGAGCTGGATTCAGGCCCATTATGCCGAGCGCGTGCTGTCGTGCTGGCAGGCCGAGATGCCCGAAGTGCATCGCATCGACCTCACGGTACGTTCGGCCGTGCGCCCGGTGATGCAGCCGAAGGAAGCCCCCGCGCCGGTCGAGACGCGACGCATGCCCACGCCGGAGCTGCGCTCGACCGCAACCGCGCCGGTGTCGGCCAATCACGACGCCCTCGGCGGCTCGCCGCTCGATCCGCGCCTGACTTTCGCGAGCTTCGTCGTCGGCCGCTCCAACACGCTGGCGCATGCGGCTGCGCGTCAGGTCGCGGAAGGTCGCCGCGGCGATCCTGTCATGTTCAACCCGCTCTACATCCACGCCGGGGTCGGGCTCGGCAAGACGCATCTGCTGCAGGCGGTGACCTGGGCCGGCAATTCCGGCAACGAGCGCAAGGTGCTGTATCTCACCGCGGAAAAATTCATGTACGGCTTCGTCGCCGCGCTGAAGACGCAGACGGCGCTGGCCTTCAAGGAAGCGCTGCGCGGCATCGACGTGCTGGTGATCGACGATCTCCAGTTCCTGCAGGGCAAATCGACCCAGGCCGAGTTCTGTCACACGCTGAACGCGCTGATCGACGCCGGCCGCCAGGTCGTGATCGCGGCCGACCGACCGCCGTCCGATCTCGAAAGCCTCGACGACCGCGTCCGCTCGCGGCTCGCCGGCGGCCTCGTGGTCGAGATGGGCTCGCTCGGCGAAGAGCTGCGCCACGGCATCCTCAAATCGCGCGTCGCAGCCGCCCGCGCCCATCATGCGACCTTCGAGGTGCCGGAGGAGGTGCTGCTCTATCTGGCGCGCACCATCACCCATAACGGCCGCGACCTCGAAGGCGCGATCAACCGCCTGCTGGCGCATTCCAAGCTCAACAACCGGCCGGTGACGCTGGAGATGGCGGAGCACGAGGTGCGCGACCTGGTCCGGCCGCAGGAGCCCAAGCGGATCAAGATCGAGGACATCCAGCGCGTGGTGGCGCGGCAGTATAATGTCAGCCGCTCCGACCTGCTCTCCTCGCGCCGCACCGCCAATGTGGTGCGCCCGCGCCAGGTGGCGATGTATCTCGCCAAGACGCTGACCCTGCGCTCGCTCCCCGAGATCGGCCGCCGCTTCGGCGGGCGCGACCACACCACGGTGCTGCACGCCGTGCGCAAGATCGAGGCCCTGGTCTCCAAGGACACCGCGCTGTCCGAGGAAGTGGAGTCGCTGAAGCGCCAGCTTCAGGAATAG
- the dnaN gene encoding DNA polymerase III subunit beta yields the protein MKVTVERAQLLKSLGHVHRVVERRNTIPILGNVLVRAENAKLSLKATDLDLEVTETLPAETATAGSTTVPAHMFYDIVRKLPDGSQIVLEADGDRAVLAIRAGRSRFTLQTLPENDFPDLAAGDMSHSFSLAAKDVKRLIDRTQFAISTEETRYYLNGIYLHAAGTPKAATLRGVATDGHRLAQLDLVQPKGAEGMPGVIVPRKTVGEVQRLIEDTDAEMTIELSQAKIRFTIGNVVLTSKLIDGTFPDYGRVIPQGNDKELVVDKKDFENAVDRVSTISSERGRAVKLSLSPGKLVLSVTNPDSGSATEELEVEYASDALDIGFNSRYLLDIASQIEGDVATLRLADPGSPTLVQDRDDKSALYVLMPMRV from the coding sequence ATGAAGGTTACGGTCGAACGCGCGCAACTCCTGAAGTCGCTGGGCCATGTCCATCGCGTGGTCGAGCGCCGCAACACGATTCCGATCCTCGGCAACGTGCTGGTCCGGGCCGAGAACGCCAAATTGTCGCTGAAGGCGACCGACCTCGACCTCGAGGTGACCGAGACGCTGCCGGCGGAAACCGCGACCGCGGGCTCCACGACCGTGCCGGCGCACATGTTCTACGACATCGTGCGCAAGCTGCCGGACGGCTCGCAGATCGTGCTCGAAGCCGACGGCGACCGCGCGGTGCTGGCGATCCGCGCCGGCCGCTCGCGCTTCACGCTGCAGACCCTGCCGGAGAATGATTTCCCGGATCTGGCCGCCGGCGACATGTCGCATTCGTTCTCGCTCGCCGCCAAGGACGTCAAGCGGCTGATCGACCGCACCCAGTTCGCGATCTCCACCGAGGAGACCCGCTATTACCTCAACGGCATCTATCTGCACGCCGCCGGCACGCCCAAGGCCGCGACCTTGCGCGGCGTCGCCACCGACGGCCACCGCCTCGCCCAGCTCGATCTGGTGCAGCCCAAGGGCGCCGAGGGCATGCCCGGCGTGATCGTGCCGCGCAAGACCGTCGGCGAGGTGCAGCGCCTGATCGAGGACACCGACGCCGAGATGACGATCGAGCTGTCGCAGGCAAAAATCCGCTTCACGATCGGCAACGTCGTGCTGACCTCGAAACTGATCGACGGCACCTTCCCCGACTACGGCCGCGTCATCCCGCAGGGCAACGACAAGGAGCTCGTCGTCGACAAGAAGGACTTCGAGAACGCGGTCGACCGCGTCTCCACGATTTCGAGCGAGCGTGGCCGCGCGGTCAAGCTGTCGCTGTCGCCGGGCAAGCTGGTGCTGTCGGTGACCAATCCGGATTCCGGCAGCGCGACCGAAGAGCTGGAGGTCGAATACGCCTCCGACGCCCTCGATATCGGCTTCAACTCCCGCTACCTGCTCGACATCGCCTCCCAGATCGAAGGCGACGTCGCAACACTCCGGCTCGCCGATCCCGGTTCGCCGACCCTGGTGCAAGACCGCGACGACAAGAGCGCGCTATACGTGCTGATGCCGATGCGGGTGTGA